GCAGCCAGGGCCTGGAGCGTAACTCCGTGCCTGGGTGACCTGGCATTTCCCTATCCCAACTGACGGCGCCGGCCTGGCGCGAGGTTTTCTAATGTCCGCAGAACAGAAACTGATCAAGATCGAAGAGATCAGCGAAGCGAACGCCCCGGCCATCTACGTGGCCGGCGGCCTGCAGCAATTCATCGACCTGGTGAAGGGTGAGGTACTGGGCGAAGTGCCTGACCTGAAAACCCGCAAGGGGCGCGAGCGCATCGCCAGCCTTGCCGCCAAAGTCAGCAAGTCGAAGACCGCTGTAGAGAAGCCGGGCCGCGACTACCTGCGCCGGCTCAAGGAAATGCCGAAGGTCGTTGAGGCCGAGCTGCGCGAGTTCGTGACAAAAATGGACGCGCTACGGGACGAGACGCGCCGGCCACTCACCGAGTGGGAAGCCGCCGAGGATGCGCGCATCGATCGACACAATGACGCCATCAACCGCATGAAAGACCTGGCCACCGATCTGGGCGCGCTGGATGCAGAGCAGCTGCAAGGCCGCATCACCGAGCTCACCGCGTTCGTCCTGGGCGATGCCTGGGAGGAATTCGAAGCTGAGGCCGCCCGCGCCAAAGAAGCGTCGATGAATGCCTTGCAGGCTGCCCAGGCCGCCCGGCAGAAGTACGACGCCGAGCAGGTCGAGCTGGCCCGCCTGCGCCGCGAGGCAGAGGAGCGCGCCGAGCAAGACCGCATTCGGGCAGCACAGGAAGCCGCCGTCGAGCTGGAGCGCCAGCGAGTAGCCCAGGAGCAGCAGGCCGAACGTGACGCGGCCGCCCGCCGCGAGCAGGAGCTGATCGACCAGGCTGCAGCACAAGAGCGCGAAGCCGAGAACCAGCGCCTGCAGCTCAAGTTGCAGGCCGAGCAAGCGGAACGCGCCCGCGCTCAGGCCGAAGTCGACCGCGTTGCCACCGAGCAGCGGATGGAGCAGGAGCGCCAAGACGCCGCACGCCGGCAAGAGGAGGCAGCCGAGCAGGCCCGCCAGGAAGAACGCCGCCGGGCAGATGCAGCTGCCGCCGAGATCGTGCGCCAGCAGGAAGCCCGCGAAGCCGACAAGGCACACCGCCGCAGCATCAACCGCGCCGCCCTGGACGCCTTCCTCGCCGGCGGCATGACCGAGGAATGCGCCAAGCAGGCAATCACCCTGATCGCCGAGCGCAAGATCCCAAGCATCACCATCCAGTACTGAGGTCACCATGAGCCAAGTAGCCAGGGTCGATACCCAATCCCAGTCGCCGGCCATCGCCGCCGAGTCGGTGACCATCCTGCAGATCATCCAGCAGGTGGCCATGTCCCCAACCGCTGACATCGACAAGATGGAGCGCTTGATGGTGATGCACCAGAACATCCAGGCTCTGCAGGCCAAGCAGCAGTTCGACGAGGCGTTGGCCTCGATGCAGGAAGAGCTGCCCGTCATCGGCGAGCGCGGCGGAATCAAGGACAAGAACGGCCGCATCCAGAGCACCTACGCACTCTGGGAAGACATCAACGAGATGATCAAACCGGTTCTGGCCCGCCACGGCTTCGCCCTCTCCTTCCGCACGCCGCGCAATGAACGCGGCATCGAGGTTGAAGGCGTCCTGAGCCATCGTGCCGGGCATCGCGAGACCACTTCTCTGCTCCTGCCGGCAGACACCAGCGGCAGCAAAAACGGCGTCCAGGCTGTGGCCTCGAGTGTGAGCTATGGCAAACGCTACACCGCCGGCGCCCTGCTCAACTTCACCACCACTGGCGAGGATGACGACGGCAACGGCGCCGTAGTGACGCCGCGGGTCACCTCAGTGCAGGCCACCCAGTTGGCCATGCTGCTGGAGCGCTGCAGCGACAAGGCCAAAAAGGCATTCGCCAGCATCCACGGCACGCCGTCGGCGGTAGAGAAAGCCGCGTTCGACCAAGTGCTGGGCATGCTCAGCAAGTCCGTCAAGCAGCATGAATCGGCACCACGGGAGGCTCAAGATGCAGATCATCACTGACGTCGAACAGGGTACGCCGGAATGGCTCGCCCTTCGCCTGGGGATCATCACCTGCTCCGAATTGGACTGCCTGCTGGTCGCCGGCAAGGGTGAAGCGGGCTTCGGAGTGGCCGCATTCACCTACATGGACCAGCTGATCGGCGAGCGGATCACCGAAGAGGCCGCCGAGATTCCATTCAAGACCGTGGCTACGATTCGCGGCCACGAACTGGAGGGCGTCGCCCGAGGCCTGTACGAGGACCGCGAAAGCATCAAAACCCGATCGGTCGGCATCATCCTCAACCACGGCATCGGCTACTCCCCTGACGCGCTGGTAGGCGAGCAGGGGCTTACCGAAATCAAGACCAAGCTCCCCAAGTTCCAGGTCAGCGTCATCCTGAACGGTGAAGTGCCCAAGGAGCACGTCGCTCAGTGCCAGGGCGGCCTGTGGGTATCCGAGCGCGAGTGGCTGGACTTCATCAGCTACTGGCCCGGCATGCCCCTCTTCGTCAAGCGCGTGTACCGCGACGAAGTAATGATCCGCAAACTCACCGAACGGGTGAAAACATTCTACGAAATCCTCGACGAGCGCATGAACAAGGTGCTCGGCGCGGCCGCATAATCCAAGGAATCACGATGCCTACTCTTACCGATATCGGCCGTATTGGCCGCGACGCTGAACTGCGCTACACCCCAAACGGCGATCCCGTCTGCAACTTGGCTATCGCATGCGATTACGGCCGAAAAGGGCAGGACGGCAAGCGACCTACCCAGTGGGTGGATGCCACGCTGTGGGGCAAGCAGGCCGAATCCATGGCCCAGTACCTGGTCAAAGGTCAGCAGGTGCATTTCACCATCGATGACGCGCATGTTGAGGTTTTCACCAAGTCTGACCAGACACAGGGCGTGAAGCTCACCGGCCGGGTGATCATCATCAAGTTCGCCGGCAGCCCGCCGCAGCAATCGCAGAGCGGCCAGCAGGCCCAGCAGCCGCGCCAGCAACAGCGCGCTCAGCAGCGCCCGCCCGCCCAGCATCAGAACCAACAGGGCAGCAACGGCCCGGACTACGAAAGCTTCGACGACGACATCCCATTCGCCCCGCTCCCCCATCTCGCAGGTACGTAGCCATGTTCCCGCGCAAACCCAAGCAGATACACCCGCTGCCCTACTCCCAGGGCCGTACCGCCCGGGCCGCCAATCGATGCCGCCTGGCCCAGCCCTACCCCGAAATGACGATCGACAGCGCCTGGCGGCTTGCCGGCTGGCATGACTGCGATATGGAGCAATCCGATGAACCGAAAAATCCTGCGCTCGCTGCAGCTGCATAGGCGCCGCGATCAGTTCAACTTGCCGCCCAGCGGATTGAAGGAGGTGCTGCATGGCGATGACCCAGCAGCAGCGCGACGAGAAGCGCCGCGCCAAGGCCGAGCGCCTGCAGGAAGAAGACCTGCGCTTGAAGGTTCGACCAGGGACTAAACAGGCCCTGCTGGAACTGATGGAGTGGGCCGGGATAGAGGAACAGGGCGAGGCGATGACGCTGATGATTCATCACATCGAAGCGCTCGGGCATCACGCATTGTTCAGAATCGCGCGCCACGAAATCGAAGGTAACCGATCCGTGGCGCGTACTGAGCCGCTGCGGCTATCAGCCAGGAAGCGAACAGGACAGCACCTGCGAGCGATATGCGGCTGGGCTGACGCTACCTACAGCCAGATGATCGAGGCGCTGATTCACGGCATCCGCGCACTAGGCAGGCTGCACGCGGCGAAGTTTCTCACCCCGCCGCGTCACAAGATCAGCATCTCACCGCGCCTGGCCCTGGCTTTCGACCGGAAGAGCATGCTGATGATTCAGCAGGATCCGGGGGATGAAGTCATCGCCCCGGCCTGATGTGACGCGCCTCAGATTACTGTTGAGCAGCCAGCTTCTCAGCTTCACTGACTGCCGATTCCAGGCTATGCAGCCAGGTGGGGTCCGACCTCGGACCAACTACGCTGTAGCTCTCCACTTTAGTTTGATTGTTCATGTACGTTGTGACCATTTCATACACCTTGTAGTCGCCGACTGTGTGAACAACATTTCCACGACGTTTCATGTAGACCTCCGGATCCGGCCCCGTGCCGGTACTTCTTCATATCCCGGAAAGCGTGTCACTTAAAAGTCTTTTTAGGCTGATCGCCCTCCGGCGCTGCCCGCCAGCGCCTCAACGCTTCTCGTGAAGCTCCGGCGGCCAAGCGC
This window of the Pseudomonas mosselii genome carries:
- a CDS encoding ERF family protein, which produces MSQVARVDTQSQSPAIAAESVTILQIIQQVAMSPTADIDKMERLMVMHQNIQALQAKQQFDEALASMQEELPVIGERGGIKDKNGRIQSTYALWEDINEMIKPVLARHGFALSFRTPRNERGIEVEGVLSHRAGHRETTSLLLPADTSGSKNGVQAVASSVSYGKRYTAGALLNFTTTGEDDDGNGAVVTPRVTSVQATQLAMLLERCSDKAKKAFASIHGTPSAVEKAAFDQVLGMLSKSVKQHESAPREAQDADHH
- a CDS encoding lambda exonuclease family protein: MQIITDVEQGTPEWLALRLGIITCSELDCLLVAGKGEAGFGVAAFTYMDQLIGERITEEAAEIPFKTVATIRGHELEGVARGLYEDRESIKTRSVGIILNHGIGYSPDALVGEQGLTEIKTKLPKFQVSVILNGEVPKEHVAQCQGGLWVSEREWLDFISYWPGMPLFVKRVYRDEVMIRKLTERVKTFYEILDERMNKVLGAAA
- the ssb gene encoding single-stranded DNA-binding protein, with product MPTLTDIGRIGRDAELRYTPNGDPVCNLAIACDYGRKGQDGKRPTQWVDATLWGKQAESMAQYLVKGQQVHFTIDDAHVEVFTKSDQTQGVKLTGRVIIIKFAGSPPQQSQSGQQAQQPRQQQRAQQRPPAQHQNQQGSNGPDYESFDDDIPFAPLPHLAGT